The genomic interval TTGCACTTCTTCTGCTCTTCACATAAAACGGATTCCAGGAGAAGATAAGACAATGGCATTGGATGCTGTAGTCGGCGAGATAAAGGCAAAGGGCGAAAAAGAGGCCGCTGCAATCAAAGCGGAAGGCAAAGCGGAAGCCGACAGGATTCTTGCGGAAGCCGGAGAGCAGGTTGCAGCCATAAAGACCTCGGCTGAGGAGGATGCCGCAAGGCAGGCCACCCAGATTGTCAACAGGGAGATTGCCGCAGGAAACCTGGCAGTAAAGCGCCAGATTCTGAACGCAGAGAAGGCCCTGCTGGACGAGGTTCACGCTGCAACTGTCAAAGCAATCAGCGATCTGCCGGAGGATTTCCATAAGAAAGCGGTTCGCGAGCTTTGCAAGGCGGCGGCAAAAGAGCTGGGAGAGGGTGTATTCTACTGCAACGAACGCGACAAGGCGGCAGTGGAGCACGCAATCTCCGACTTGAAGACCCTCGCCG from Methanolacinia paynteri carries:
- a CDS encoding V-type ATP synthase subunit E family protein — protein: MALDAVVGEIKAKGEKEAAAIKAEGKAEADRILAEAGEQVAAIKTSAEEDAARQATQIVNREIAAGNLAVKRQILNAEKALLDEVHAATVKAISDLPEDFHKKAVRELCKAAAKELGEGVFYCNERDKAAVEHAISDLKTLAGFSLAGTKNISGGVIAESKDGQLQLDYSYGSYLSEVWETGLRDASEKLFG